The segment ATCCTTCTTTGCCAGCACTGTTAAACTGTACTTCAATCGTTGATTCACCGCCAGGAGGTACTGGTTCTTTTGGATAGGAAGGAATGGTACAACCGCAGGATCCATGTGCATTCGTTATCACCAGCGGATTTGCTCCTGTATTCCTGAATTTAAAGGAATAATGCACCACATCTCCTTTCATCATATCACCGAAGTCGTGCTGCATCTCGTCAAATTTTATCGTGGTAAGCGGCTGATCACCCAACGGAGGTATTACGGATGTGGATGATTCCTGCGGAGGCACCGATGTGGCAGGTGTATTTATCTCAGTTCCGGCATTAGGGTAATTAAGGGCAGCCAACCGGTC is part of the Chitinophagales bacterium genome and harbors:
- a CDS encoding DUF1573 domain-containing protein, with the translated sequence MNENIKTFSLAVITICVFIITVIDILNLVQQRNDRLAALNYPNAGTEINTPATSVPPQESSTSVIPPLGDQPLTTIKFDEMQHDFGDMMKGDVVHYSFKFRNTGANPLVITNAHGSCGCTIPSYPKEPVPPGGESTIEVQFNSAGKEGLQNKSIAVTANTEPRQTVLTINANVIKKQ